In Streptomyces sp. NBC_00091, the following proteins share a genomic window:
- a CDS encoding bifunctional 3'-5' exonuclease/DNA polymerase: protein MSDHPTTPWALAEAADGRWHATPVPPGQGAGTATATVTDTPAEAIRSAPPGTRWIWRSTAAVYPRLLAAGTRVERCYDIEDAELLLLAHEGRSGEPRSAAAAWARLNNAPVPPDPRTRAAEPARAAAQDSLFEFFDAQPAAARPLPLDALLAIHADQARRTATTAHPDRMRLLIASESAAFLIAAEMHHAGLPWRADVHRALLTELLGERYAGGGEPRRLAELTDRISAAFGRRVRPELPADVVKAFAEAGIKLKSTRRWEIQELDHPAVAPLLEYKKLYRIYTAHGWSWLADWVRDGRFRPEFIPGGTLTGRWVTNGGGALQIPKVIRRAVVADPGWRLVVADADQMEPRVLAAISRDPAFMEVAGRPEDLYTAVSRQGFSGDRDKAKIAVLGAVYGQTSGDGLKNLAALRRRFPRAVAYVDDAARAGEEGRLVRTWLGRTCPPPAGAAEDGEAGIPQEGADSEDTAWTPGHSSTNTRARGRFTRNFVVQGSAADWALLMLAALRQATAGMRAELVFFQHDEVIVHCPAEEAEAVAEAIRAAGERAGRITFGDTPVRFPFTTAVVECYADAK, encoded by the coding sequence GTGAGCGACCACCCCACCACCCCCTGGGCCCTCGCCGAAGCCGCCGACGGCCGGTGGCACGCCACGCCCGTCCCACCCGGCCAGGGCGCCGGCACCGCCACCGCCACCGTCACCGACACCCCCGCCGAGGCGATCCGCTCCGCACCCCCCGGCACCCGCTGGATCTGGCGCTCCACCGCCGCCGTCTACCCCCGCCTGCTCGCCGCCGGCACCCGCGTCGAGCGGTGCTACGACATCGAGGACGCCGAGCTGCTGCTCCTCGCCCACGAGGGCCGCTCCGGCGAGCCCCGTTCGGCGGCGGCCGCCTGGGCCCGCCTCAACAACGCCCCCGTCCCGCCGGACCCCCGGACGCGCGCCGCCGAGCCCGCCCGCGCGGCCGCGCAGGACTCCCTCTTCGAGTTCTTCGACGCGCAGCCGGCCGCCGCCCGCCCCCTCCCCCTCGACGCCCTGCTCGCCATCCACGCCGACCAGGCGCGCCGCACCGCCACCACCGCCCACCCCGACCGGATGCGGCTGCTCATCGCCTCCGAGTCGGCCGCCTTCCTCATCGCCGCCGAGATGCACCACGCGGGCCTGCCCTGGCGGGCCGACGTGCACCGGGCCCTGCTGACCGAACTGCTCGGCGAGCGCTACGCCGGCGGCGGCGAGCCCCGCCGGCTGGCCGAGCTCACCGACCGGATCTCCGCCGCCTTCGGCCGGCGCGTGCGCCCCGAGCTGCCGGCCGACGTGGTCAAGGCCTTCGCCGAGGCCGGGATCAAGCTCAAGTCCACCCGCCGCTGGGAGATCCAGGAGCTCGACCACCCCGCCGTCGCGCCCCTCCTCGAGTACAAGAAGCTCTACCGGATCTACACCGCCCACGGCTGGTCCTGGCTCGCGGACTGGGTCCGCGACGGCCGGTTCCGCCCCGAGTTCATCCCCGGCGGCACCCTCACCGGCCGCTGGGTCACCAACGGCGGCGGGGCCCTGCAGATCCCCAAGGTGATCCGCCGGGCGGTCGTCGCCGACCCCGGCTGGCGGCTCGTCGTCGCCGACGCCGACCAGATGGAGCCCCGCGTCCTCGCCGCGATCTCCCGCGACCCGGCCTTCATGGAGGTGGCCGGCCGCCCCGAGGACCTCTACACGGCCGTCTCCCGCCAGGGCTTCTCCGGCGACCGGGACAAGGCCAAGATCGCCGTCCTCGGCGCCGTCTACGGGCAGACCTCCGGGGACGGCCTGAAGAACCTGGCCGCGCTGCGCCGCCGCTTCCCCCGCGCCGTGGCGTACGTGGACGACGCGGCCCGGGCCGGCGAGGAGGGGCGGCTCGTACGGACCTGGCTGGGCCGCACCTGCCCGCCGCCGGCCGGCGCCGCCGAGGACGGCGAGGCGGGGATCCCCCAGGAGGGCGCCGACTCCGAGGACACGGCGTGGACCCCGGGCCACTCCTCGACCAACACCCGGGCCCGGGGCCGGTTCACCCGTAACTTCGTCGTGCAGGGCAGCGCGGCCGACTGGGCCCTGCTGATGCTCGCCGCGCTGCGCCAGGCCACCGCCGGGATGCGCGCCGAGCTGGTGTTCTTCCAGCACGACGAGGTGATCGTGCACTGCCCCGCCGAGGAGGCGGAGGCCGTGGCCGAGGCGATCCGCGCCGCCGGCGAGCGGGCGGGCCGGATCACCTTCGGGGACACCCCGGTCCGCTTCCCGTTCACCACGGCGGTAGTGGAGTGCTACGCCGACGCCAAGTAA
- a CDS encoding helix-turn-helix transcriptional regulator, with the protein MGRAGLVTAEASGSVVRRILLGSQLRRLRESRGITREAAGYSIRASESKISRLELGRVSFKARDVEDLLTLYGVMDTAERESLLGLVREANATGWWHSYGDVLPGWFQTYIGLEGAASLIRIYEVQFVHGLLQTEAYAQAVVRRGMPGAGAAEIDRRVALRLERQKVLVSENAPVFHAVLDEAALRRPYGDRDVMRGQLEHLIEISQRPNVRLQVMPFSFGGHAGESGAFTLLRFPESDLQDIVYLEQLTSALYLDKEEEVAQYARAMERLQADCPDPGQTRDLLRGLLQLS; encoded by the coding sequence ATGGGGAGGGCAGGACTAGTGACCGCAGAAGCCAGCGGTTCTGTGGTGCGCCGCATCCTCCTGGGCTCACAGCTCAGGCGACTCCGAGAATCCCGCGGCATCACCCGTGAGGCGGCCGGCTACTCGATCCGCGCATCCGAATCGAAGATCAGCCGCTTGGAGTTGGGAAGGGTGAGCTTCAAGGCCAGAGACGTGGAGGACCTCCTCACCCTCTACGGGGTCATGGACACCGCGGAGCGGGAGTCCCTCCTGGGGCTGGTCCGCGAGGCCAACGCGACGGGCTGGTGGCACAGTTACGGCGACGTGCTGCCCGGGTGGTTCCAGACCTACATCGGCCTGGAGGGTGCGGCCTCCCTCATCCGTATCTACGAAGTGCAGTTCGTGCACGGCCTGCTGCAGACCGAGGCCTACGCCCAGGCCGTCGTGCGCCGAGGCATGCCCGGCGCCGGCGCCGCCGAGATCGACCGCCGCGTCGCCCTGCGCCTGGAGCGCCAGAAGGTCCTGGTCTCCGAGAACGCCCCGGTCTTCCACGCCGTGCTCGACGAGGCCGCGCTGCGCCGCCCGTACGGCGACCGGGACGTGATGCGCGGTCAGCTCGAACATCTGATCGAAATCAGTCAGCGGCCCAACGTACGGCTCCAGGTGATGCCCTTCTCCTTCGGCGGCCACGCGGGCGAGAGCGGAGCCTTCACCCTGCTGCGCTTCCCCGAGTCCGACCTCCAGGACATCGTCTATCTGGAACAGCTCACCAGTGCGCTCTACCTGGACAAAGAAGAGGAAGTGGCGCAGTACGCACGGGCGATGGAGCGGCTCCAGGCCGACTGCCCGGACCCGGGGCAGACCCGTGATCTCCTGCGCGGACTGCTCCAACTGTCTTGA
- a CDS encoding GNAT family N-acetyltransferase: protein MFGQAEAQGGNGGTVTDGSSGVVLRVAGEADLDTAAALFHGYLDFYEVTVEDPDGPRRFLAERIAKGESLVLLADAPGAGTVGFAQVYQAFSSLTLRTAWILNDLYVAPSGRRTGAGRALLREVLRRAREAGVAGVQLETAYDNHVAQGLYESEGFVREEFHVYFHELG, encoded by the coding sequence ATGTTCGGTCAGGCGGAAGCACAGGGCGGCAACGGCGGCACGGTCACGGACGGGAGTTCGGGTGTCGTGCTCCGCGTGGCGGGGGAGGCGGACCTGGACACGGCCGCCGCGCTCTTCCACGGCTACCTCGACTTCTACGAGGTGACCGTCGAGGACCCGGACGGCCCCCGCCGCTTCCTCGCCGAGCGCATCGCGAAGGGCGAGTCCCTGGTGCTGCTCGCCGATGCGCCCGGCGCCGGCACGGTCGGCTTCGCGCAGGTCTACCAGGCCTTCTCCTCCCTCACCCTGCGGACGGCGTGGATCCTCAACGACCTGTACGTCGCCCCGTCCGGCCGCCGCACCGGCGCCGGCCGGGCGCTGCTGCGCGAGGTGCTGCGCAGGGCGCGGGAGGCCGGGGTGGCGGGCGTGCAGCTGGAGACCGCGTACGACAACCACGTCGCGCAGGGGCTGTACGAGTCCGAGGGCTTCGTGCGCGAGGAGTTCCACGTGTACTTCCACGAACTCGGCTGA
- a CDS encoding DUF2786 domain-containing protein: protein MSQYAEIVDRAFAAALYAQDDAGLDTGASVLAAADGGGWGGVGRELLARGEAYARQAWERGWQPADVLRLVRRDLDAVHVRVAGDVIAAEARRYARLPERWNAEAVWWGRDEEYADQLARREKADRFTLATAVLEVFRLLIRLPSIEPVGPLPGDPADALAEHAHIEPRMLGRIRALLAKAEATTYPEEAEALSAKAQELMARHTVDEALLAVRGGGPAQVPGACRIGVEPPYEEAKAVLLDAVATANRCRAVWNSGFEFSTVVGFESDLEAVELLYTSLLVQGTAAMTRAEAAQRAGGRKRTKTFRQSFLLAYASRLGRRLAETAEHTATEAPDNLPALVARDVAVTSRAEEMFPRTTTTRLRGATDHAGWEDGTAAADAAHVGGRRPSLP from the coding sequence GTGAGTCAGTACGCCGAGATCGTCGACCGGGCCTTCGCGGCCGCCCTCTACGCCCAGGACGACGCCGGGCTGGACACCGGGGCCTCGGTGCTCGCCGCCGCCGACGGCGGGGGGTGGGGCGGGGTCGGGCGGGAGCTGCTGGCGCGCGGGGAGGCGTACGCACGGCAGGCGTGGGAGCGCGGCTGGCAGCCGGCCGACGTGCTGCGGCTGGTGCGGCGGGACCTGGACGCGGTGCACGTGCGGGTCGCCGGTGACGTGATCGCCGCCGAGGCGCGGCGCTACGCCCGCCTCCCCGAGCGGTGGAACGCCGAGGCGGTGTGGTGGGGGCGGGACGAGGAGTACGCCGATCAGCTCGCGCGCCGCGAGAAGGCGGACCGGTTCACGCTGGCCACCGCCGTCCTGGAGGTGTTCCGGCTGCTGATCCGGCTGCCCTCCATCGAGCCGGTGGGCCCGCTGCCCGGCGACCCGGCCGACGCTCTCGCCGAGCACGCGCACATCGAGCCGCGCATGCTGGGCCGGATCCGGGCGCTGCTCGCCAAGGCCGAGGCCACCACCTACCCGGAGGAGGCCGAGGCGCTCAGCGCGAAGGCGCAGGAGCTGATGGCCCGGCACACGGTGGACGAGGCGCTGCTGGCGGTGCGCGGCGGCGGCCCGGCGCAGGTGCCCGGTGCCTGCCGGATCGGGGTCGAGCCCCCGTACGAGGAGGCCAAGGCGGTGCTGCTGGACGCGGTGGCCACCGCCAACCGCTGCCGGGCGGTGTGGAACAGCGGCTTCGAGTTCTCCACGGTGGTCGGCTTCGAGAGCGACCTGGAGGCGGTGGAGCTGCTCTACACCTCGCTGCTCGTGCAGGGCACGGCGGCGATGACCCGGGCCGAGGCCGCCCAGCGGGCCGGCGGACGCAAGCGGACCAAGACCTTCCGGCAGTCCTTCCTGCTCGCCTACGCCAGCCGGCTGGGCCGGCGGCTCGCCGAGACCGCCGAACACACGGCCACCGAGGCCCCGGACAACCTGCCCGCGCTGGTGGCCCGGGACGTCGCGGTCACCTCCCGGGCGGAGGAGATGTTCCCCCGGACCACGACCACCCGGCTGCGCGGAGCCACCGACCACGCGGGCTGGGAGGACGGCACGGCGGCCGCCGACGCCGCCCACGTGGGCGGCAGACGGCCCTCGCTGCCCTAG
- a CDS encoding ATP-binding protein, protein MGTNGSTMLEPLRQGLPPVDPTAVSGSASCALPARYEAVRGARSFTRSTLSQWGLDGRFDDVSLVVSELVTNALRHALPDEARPPGAEPEAAVRLHLMRWSTRLVCAVRDPSEDRPGGSFAPERTDENCDLESGRGLFLVDSYSDSWGWHPLAGRLTGKVVWALFMLQD, encoded by the coding sequence ATGGGGACGAATGGATCGACCATGCTCGAGCCGTTACGGCAGGGGCTGCCCCCGGTCGACCCCACGGCTGTCTCCGGGTCCGCCTCCTGTGCCCTGCCCGCCCGCTACGAGGCGGTGCGCGGCGCCCGCTCGTTCACCAGGTCGACCCTGTCCCAGTGGGGCCTGGACGGCCGCTTCGACGACGTCTCCCTGGTGGTCTCCGAGCTCGTCACCAACGCGCTGCGCCACGCCCTGCCCGACGAGGCACGGCCGCCCGGCGCCGAGCCGGAGGCGGCGGTGCGGCTGCACCTGATGCGGTGGAGCACGCGGCTGGTGTGCGCGGTGCGGGACCCCAGCGAGGACCGGCCGGGCGGGTCCTTCGCACCGGAGCGCACGGACGAGAACTGCGACCTGGAGTCGGGGCGCGGGCTGTTCCTCGTGGACTCCTACAGCGACAGCTGGGGCTGGCACCCGCTCGCGGGCCGGCTGACCGGCAAGGTGGTCTGGGCGCTGTTCATGCTCCAGGACTGA
- a CDS encoding FUSC family protein, with product MSWLRALRDTARSGMTVERTRLEPLIAVRAAVGLAIVIGAGLAFLGPGAAASSAFGAFMAAIATLQQSWRPRPVLALASGLTLAVSTFIGYLVGSSQTGLFLLLLAVWAFAAGLVWAAGPTAGIIASGNVAIMLVTVTLPTSVPQAAGHAAMIAAGGVVQTLLIVLFPVRRWGAQRDALADALAAEADYARRLRHYPVASFDPEPLMKARDAATVTVRQARRRPAELHGARGLAERIRPVLASLADPAVGAPAEGPARERVRELLEAAGAVLDAAAHAIRHGDPVRPPAPASAVLKAPDLAEVFRGAPLRAARRLAALLDDVLETAEPGSGRTADPAEAMLRPTVPALVPLVLKAVRAELRPGSPVLRHAVRVTAAACAGYLIGHALPFGHAYWAPMASVMVMRPDFTQTWSRAVARFGGTLVGVGVATAIVRLAQPGMYLSGLLAVVSAGLMYVLMRTGYAVGQAFVSAYVVFLLGMGGVRWDQTVPDRIALTLVGGVLAMLAYAVYPAWETPRLRTRLADWIAADGRYAAAVLGQYADPAGARRADVREALLAARDARIAWQEALERAEGEPVRHRGLSRAAAEGAGDALAALGRNAMLLEAHLPDRAHAPVPGAAELARALREATEAGAKAVRERRVPRWDGVREALAAPYAPQPGVVRGAAELLLDSLDEVSEALRP from the coding sequence ATGAGCTGGCTCCGGGCGCTGAGGGACACCGCGCGCTCGGGCATGACGGTCGAGCGGACCCGGCTGGAGCCCCTCATCGCCGTCCGGGCCGCAGTGGGGCTCGCGATCGTGATCGGCGCCGGGCTGGCCTTCCTCGGGCCGGGCGCGGCCGCCAGTTCCGCCTTCGGCGCCTTCATGGCCGCCATCGCCACCCTCCAGCAGAGCTGGCGCCCGCGCCCGGTGCTCGCCCTCGCCTCCGGGCTGACCCTGGCCGTCTCCACCTTCATCGGGTACCTGGTCGGCTCCTCGCAGACCGGGCTCTTCCTCCTGCTGCTCGCCGTCTGGGCCTTCGCGGCGGGGCTGGTGTGGGCCGCCGGCCCCACCGCCGGGATCATCGCCTCCGGCAACGTCGCGATCATGCTGGTGACCGTCACCCTGCCGACCTCCGTCCCGCAGGCCGCCGGGCACGCCGCGATGATCGCCGCCGGCGGGGTGGTGCAGACGCTGCTGATCGTGCTGTTCCCGGTCCGCCGCTGGGGCGCCCAGCGCGACGCCCTGGCCGACGCCCTCGCCGCCGAGGCCGACTACGCCCGCCGGCTGCGGCACTACCCGGTCGCCTCCTTCGACCCGGAGCCCCTGATGAAGGCCCGCGACGCGGCGACCGTCACCGTCCGGCAGGCCCGGCGGCGGCCCGCCGAGCTGCACGGGGCGCGGGGGCTGGCGGAGCGGATCCGGCCGGTGCTGGCCTCGCTCGCCGACCCGGCCGTCGGGGCCCCCGCCGAGGGGCCGGCGCGGGAGCGGGTACGGGAGCTGCTGGAGGCCGCCGGGGCGGTGCTCGACGCCGCCGCGCACGCCATCCGCCACGGGGACCCCGTACGCCCGCCCGCGCCGGCGTCGGCCGTGCTGAAGGCACCCGACCTGGCGGAGGTGTTCCGGGGCGCGCCGCTGCGGGCCGCGCGCAGGCTCGCCGCCCTGCTGGACGACGTACTGGAGACGGCCGAGCCGGGATCCGGGCGCACCGCCGACCCCGCGGAGGCGATGCTGCGGCCCACCGTGCCCGCCCTGGTGCCGCTGGTGCTGAAGGCCGTACGGGCCGAGCTGCGCCCCGGGTCGCCGGTGCTGCGGCACGCCGTGCGGGTGACGGCGGCGGCCTGCGCGGGCTACCTGATCGGGCACGCGCTGCCCTTCGGGCACGCCTACTGGGCGCCGATGGCCTCGGTGATGGTGATGCGGCCCGACTTCACCCAGACCTGGTCCCGCGCCGTCGCCCGCTTCGGCGGCACCTTGGTCGGGGTGGGCGTCGCGACCGCGATCGTGCGGCTGGCGCAGCCGGGGATGTACCTGTCGGGGCTGCTGGCCGTGGTCAGCGCCGGCCTGATGTACGTACTGATGCGCACCGGGTACGCCGTCGGGCAGGCCTTCGTCTCCGCCTACGTGGTCTTCCTGCTCGGCATGGGCGGGGTCCGCTGGGACCAGACCGTGCCCGACCGGATCGCCCTCACCCTGGTCGGCGGGGTCCTCGCGATGCTCGCCTACGCCGTCTACCCGGCCTGGGAGACCCCGCGGCTGCGCACCCGCCTCGCCGACTGGATCGCCGCCGACGGGCGGTACGCGGCGGCCGTGCTCGGGCAGTACGCCGACCCGGCCGGGGCCCGGCGCGCGGACGTGCGGGAGGCCCTGCTGGCGGCCCGTGACGCCCGGATCGCCTGGCAGGAGGCGCTCGAGCGGGCGGAGGGGGAGCCGGTGCGCCACCGGGGGCTGTCCCGGGCCGCCGCCGAGGGCGCGGGGGACGCCCTGGCGGCGCTCGGCCGCAACGCCATGCTGCTGGAGGCCCACCTCCCGGACCGCGCCCACGCCCCGGTGCCGGGGGCCGCGGAGCTGGCGCGGGCGCTGCGCGAGGCGACCGAGGCGGGCGCGAAGGCGGTCCGCGAGCGCCGCGTCCCGCGGTGGGACGGGGTCCGCGAGGCGCTGGCGGCCCCGTACGCCCCCCAGCCGGGGGTCGTACGGGGGGCGGCGGAGCTGCTGCTGGACTCGCTGGACGAGGTGTCCGAGGCGCTGCGCCCCTGA
- a CDS encoding DUF397 domain-containing protein, translated as MDHAYNGMAAAELTSLYELTWQKSRHSNSQGSCVEFAKLPGGDVAMRNSRFPDGPALVYTPAEIEALLLGVKDGEFDHLID; from the coding sequence GTGGACCACGCGTACAACGGGATGGCAGCTGCAGAACTCACTTCCCTGTATGAGCTGACCTGGCAGAAGAGCAGACACAGCAACTCGCAGGGATCCTGCGTGGAGTTCGCCAAACTGCCCGGGGGCGATGTCGCCATGCGCAACTCGCGCTTTCCCGACGGACCGGCGCTCGTGTACACGCCGGCGGAGATCGAGGCGCTGCTGCTGGGCGTCAAGGACGGCGAGTTCGATCACCTGATCGACTGA
- a CDS encoding Uma2 family endonuclease gives MTAEMAAPAWMHEQITAEQYDSWSEEQCAGIEIVDGMVVVSPSASKRHNRLARILANVLEAAAGPDWNADTDFDVRLQDVPLTNRRPDVVVYRADTIDITPTRPEHVLLVVEVVSPGSETTDRIVKTDQYAKSGIAFYWRVEQAATGAPLVYTHVLDPATRAYRDGDVFTGVVKVSAPFPVEFDLGQI, from the coding sequence ATGACTGCCGAGATGGCAGCCCCTGCGTGGATGCACGAGCAGATCACGGCCGAGCAGTACGACTCCTGGTCCGAGGAGCAGTGTGCGGGGATCGAGATCGTGGACGGGATGGTCGTTGTGAGTCCCAGTGCGTCCAAGCGCCACAACCGACTCGCTCGGATCTTGGCGAACGTCTTGGAGGCAGCCGCCGGTCCGGACTGGAACGCCGATACCGACTTCGACGTCCGGCTTCAGGATGTCCCGCTCACCAATCGTCGTCCGGATGTCGTGGTGTACCGGGCGGACACGATCGACATCACGCCCACCCGTCCCGAGCACGTGCTGCTGGTCGTGGAGGTCGTCTCGCCGGGATCGGAGACCACTGATCGGATCGTGAAGACGGACCAGTACGCCAAGTCCGGCATTGCCTTCTACTGGCGGGTCGAGCAGGCCGCGACCGGCGCCCCCTTGGTGTACACCCATGTCCTCGACCCCGCGACCCGGGCCTACCGGGACGGGGACGTGTTCACCGGTGTCGTCAAGGTTTCGGCTCCTTTCCCGGTGGAGTTCGACCTCGGCCAGATCTGA
- a CDS encoding serine hydrolase, translating to MTTRWRGAAVAAGAVGLVVVPLGVGAGYAWDAAAPGPSAVAAAPVADEFPQLTPAVAAQLDEAVLKVLKEARVPGVTVALSAPGKGEYVRSFGVADKATGAPMRTDMNMRIGSVTKTFTVTALLQLVDAGKAGLDDPIGKYVAGVPNGDRITLRELAGMRSGLFNYSEDEGFFKALTGDPRRPFTPQELLGYSFRHPVRFEPNAKFEYCNTNLILLGLVVEKVSGTPLDRYVNDRVVKPAGLRHTLFPADARFPSPHAQGYTDQTASGKTEDAADWNPSWGWAAGAMISDLDDLRSWARTLATGTLLTPATQAQRLKVVPALPGAGYGLGIFDVQGWIGHNGSLPGYGALVVYLPQSQATLVLLLNTDIGYEGSEPSTVFGEAITRIVTPQHVFSLPAQPVTGQ from the coding sequence ATGACGACACGGTGGCGCGGTGCGGCGGTCGCGGCGGGTGCGGTCGGGCTGGTGGTGGTTCCCCTCGGTGTCGGGGCGGGGTACGCGTGGGACGCGGCGGCGCCCGGGCCCTCGGCCGTGGCGGCGGCTCCGGTGGCCGACGAGTTTCCGCAGCTCACGCCCGCCGTGGCGGCGCAGCTGGACGAGGCCGTCCTGAAGGTGCTGAAGGAGGCCCGGGTGCCCGGGGTGACCGTCGCGCTCTCGGCCCCCGGCAAGGGCGAGTACGTACGGTCCTTCGGCGTCGCCGACAAGGCGACCGGCGCGCCGATGCGCACCGACATGAACATGCGGATCGGCAGCGTGACGAAGACCTTCACGGTGACGGCCCTGCTCCAGCTGGTCGACGCCGGCAAGGCCGGGCTGGACGACCCCATCGGGAAGTACGTCGCCGGGGTGCCGAACGGCGACCGGATCACCCTGCGCGAACTGGCCGGGATGCGCAGCGGGCTCTTCAACTACTCCGAGGACGAGGGCTTCTTCAAGGCCCTGACGGGCGACCCCCGGCGGCCCTTCACCCCGCAGGAGCTGCTCGGGTACTCCTTCCGGCATCCGGTGCGGTTCGAGCCGAACGCGAAGTTCGAGTACTGCAACACCAACCTCATCCTGCTGGGCCTGGTGGTGGAGAAGGTCAGCGGCACCCCGCTCGACCGGTACGTCAACGACCGGGTGGTCAAACCCGCCGGACTGCGCCACACGCTCTTCCCCGCCGACGCGCGGTTCCCCAGCCCGCACGCGCAGGGCTACACGGACCAGACGGCCTCCGGGAAGACCGAGGACGCCGCCGACTGGAACCCCTCCTGGGGCTGGGCGGCCGGTGCGATGATCTCGGACCTCGACGACCTGCGGAGCTGGGCCAGGACCCTGGCCACCGGCACCCTGCTGACCCCCGCCACCCAGGCCCAGCGGCTGAAGGTGGTCCCGGCGCTGCCGGGCGCCGGCTACGGCCTGGGCATCTTCGACGTCCAGGGCTGGATCGGGCACAACGGTTCACTGCCGGGCTACGGGGCCCTGGTCGTGTACCTCCCGCAGTCGCAGGCGACGCTGGTGCTCCTCCTCAACACGGACATCGGCTACGAAGGCTCCGAGCCCAGCACGGTGTTCGGCGAGGCGATCACCCGGATCGTCACCCCGCAGCATGTCTTCTCCCTGCCCGCCCAGCCCGTTACCGGGCAGTGA
- a CDS encoding gluconolaconase yields MGDSSARNDVGTAYINDVFMRHPLTTRNQEELEIAARAAGILQRNQLRNVFKRTPKEGGEQIEPIGFSLNKVRYGEFPKDEATAQERGWRAFMNVGVPVVEERSDIQQPPPDMISKQTYVNGTDPIKITVTDTVEFSVSNTISWSLQGEVKLTFGAKSIASLQQQLEKSMEMKQYQKTTLLNSKDNQGVNTESQTEATSNTKATSSVTGTGELWGELLLGITGSVSGSLTTEWKHQSSVSFEVMSRADVMATTRRQIRQFDYEFPVTFGGWVALYYPEPVAVKETPPQAAEPKYSRVIAWKLGEASFDAGRFDLADEGKRFLQKGTAEIVAVRTGEHRVFQPEVLDYASQKQPL; encoded by the coding sequence ATGGGCGACAGCAGCGCGAGGAACGATGTGGGAACGGCCTACATCAACGACGTGTTCATGCGTCATCCGCTGACCACGCGGAACCAAGAGGAACTCGAGATCGCCGCCAGGGCCGCCGGCATCCTCCAGCGGAACCAACTGCGGAACGTGTTCAAGCGAACCCCCAAAGAAGGGGGCGAGCAGATCGAGCCGATCGGCTTCTCCCTGAACAAGGTGCGCTACGGCGAATTCCCCAAGGACGAGGCGACCGCGCAGGAGCGCGGCTGGCGCGCCTTCATGAATGTCGGGGTACCGGTCGTCGAGGAGCGGAGCGACATCCAGCAGCCCCCTCCCGACATGATTTCCAAGCAGACGTACGTCAACGGCACCGACCCGATCAAAATCACCGTGACGGACACGGTCGAATTCTCGGTGTCGAACACGATCAGCTGGTCGCTCCAGGGGGAGGTGAAACTCACCTTCGGGGCGAAGTCCATCGCATCGCTCCAGCAGCAGCTCGAGAAGAGCATGGAGATGAAGCAGTACCAGAAGACCACCCTGCTCAACAGCAAGGACAACCAGGGCGTCAACACGGAGTCCCAGACGGAGGCGACGAGCAACACCAAGGCCACGAGCTCCGTCACCGGCACCGGGGAGTTGTGGGGAGAGCTCCTGCTCGGGATCACCGGCTCCGTGAGCGGTTCGCTGACCACCGAATGGAAGCACCAGTCGTCGGTCAGCTTCGAAGTCATGAGCCGGGCGGACGTGATGGCCACGACGCGTCGCCAGATCCGCCAGTTCGACTACGAATTCCCCGTCACCTTCGGCGGCTGGGTCGCCTTGTACTACCCCGAGCCGGTGGCGGTCAAGGAGACTCCGCCGCAGGCCGCCGAACCCAAGTACTCCAGGGTCATCGCGTGGAAACTCGGCGAGGCCTCCTTCGATGCCGGCCGCTTCGACCTGGCCGACGAAGGTAAGCGGTTCCTCCAGAAGGGGACGGCCGAAATCGTCGCTGTCCGTACCGGAGAGCACCGGGTCTTCCAGCCGGAAGTACTCGACTACGCGAGCCAGAAGCAGCCCCTCTAG